Genomic DNA from Chlorogloeopsis sp. ULAP01:
TACAGTCCAATTTGTGATGAGAACGGCTTGGTAGCAGGTATTTTTATTAGCTGTAGCGAGAAAACCCAAGCTGCGATCGCTCAACGTCGCTGGCAAACTATAAGAGATTTAGCAGCGAAAGGCAGTAATGCCAATACAGTCAGGGATGCCTGCCGTTTGCTCATGGCAAGCTTAGGTAGTAACACTACTGATATACCTTTTGCATTATTGTACTTAATAGAACCTAACAAGCAAGCACGACTGATAGAAACAGTAGGTTGTAAAGCAGAAAATCTTGGTGATATAGAAGTAATAAATTTAACAGATAATTTAATATGGCGTTTTGCTGAAGTAGTCGAAACAAGACAGCCTATAAGAATCGATAATCTGCCTAATCAATGGAATTGTTCACCACCCGGAAATTGGACGGCTGTTACTTTACCAATAGCACAGCCTGGGCAAAACCAACTAACTGGAATTTTGGTAGTAGGGGTTAATAATAAACGTGTCTTAGATAAAGATGACTGGGACTTTTTTGAGTTAATCGCCACAGAAATCAAAAATGCGATCGCCAATGCTCGTGTCTATGAACAAGAACACAAACGCACCGAAACCTCGGCACTTCGTCAACAAGCCACAGAGTATGAGCAACAGTTACGACAACTAAGCACAGCCACACGTGACAAACTTCACTCCATCCTCGAAAGTATTACAGATTCTTTTGTCGCATTAGATAAAGATTGGCGGATCGTATATATCAATCAAAAAGCTGCCAGAAAAAACGGACAAACGCCAGAGGAAATTATTGGTAAAAATCATTGGGAACACTGGCATTGGCTGGCTGGAACGCAAGTAGAACAAGAATACCGTCGTGCTGTTGCCGAGCAAGTACCAGTCCATTTTGAAGTTCCTTGTCAACCTCTCAATACTTGGTTGGAAATTCATGCCTATCCATCTAGAGATGGGTTAAATGTTTTTTTGCGTGATATCACTGAACGCAAGCGTATCGAATTAAAATTGCGAGAAAGTGAAGAGCGATTGCGCTTGGCTGTGGAAGGAGCTGGCTTAATAATGTGGGATTGGGATCTTGTCTCTGGGCAGACTGTATGCTCAGATGGCAGTCACACCATGTTTGGGCTAACTGCTGATATCGAGATAACTTATGAGATTTTCCTTAATGCAGTGCATCCAGATGATCGCGAACGAGTTGATCGCTCAGTACAGGGTGCGATCGCAGGCGAGAATGACTACAGCATTGAGTACCGAAGTCTCTGGGCAGATGGCACAGTGCGTTGGTTGGTATCCAAGGCGCGTGTCTACCGCGATGAAAATGGTAAACCGATGCGGATGATAGGCATAGATTTGGATATTACTGCCCAAAAACAAATAGAAGAAGCTCTGCGCCAGAGTGAAGCTCATTTAGCAATGGCTCAAAAAGTTGCCCAAGTTGGTAGCTGGGAATTTGATCTAGAAAGCCAAAAAATTATTTGGTCAGAAACTACGTTTCACCACTGGGGATTCGAGCCGACTCAAAGCGAACCGAGCTATGCCGAATTGCTTGAGAGGGTTTATCCAGATGATCGAGAAATTTTGCAACAATTTGTGGAGCGTGCGATCGCCCAAGGAATTCCCTATGGTTTCGATATGCGAATAGTGCTACCGGATGGTTCAATTCGATATCTCGATTCTCGTGGAGAGCCTGTGTTTAACGAGCAAGGGCAAGTAGTTAAACTGATTGGAACATCATTTGATATCAGCGATCGCAAGCACCTGGAAGAAGAATTACGTCGTCGAGAGCAGGAGCTTGCCGGTTTTATTGCAAATGCACCCATTGGCATACATTGTGTAGCATCAGATGGAACCATCCTGTGGGCAAATCAAGCTGAATTAGACTTGCTTGGTTACTCTCCCCAAGAGTATATAGGGCAGCACATTGCCAAATTCTACGCCGATCAAAACGTGATAGAAGATATCCTCCAGAGACTAACAGCAAAGGAAACTTTAATTGACTATGAAGCTAGCTTCAGGTGTAAAGACGGCTCGATTAAATATGTTTTAATCAACTCTAATGTATTGTGGGAAGATAATCGGTTCATTTACAGTCGGTGCTTTAACAAGGACATTAGCGATCGCAAGCAGGCAGAAGAAGCATTACGCCTTTCTGAAGCACGATTTCGACTAGCAATGGAAAATCTTCCAGAACTGTTCATGCTCTATGATGCTCAACGTCGTTTTCAGTTTGTCAATACCAAAGTATTACAACTAAGCGGGAGAACTCTAGAACAATTGATTGGGCGTCGGGATGAAGATGTTTTTCCTGCTGAAGTTACCAATCCCTATTTACCCCTGCTGCTAAAAACTGTCGAAACCGGGCAATTGCAGACTGGAGAATGTACCCTCACCTTCTTTGAATGCCAGAAATGCGAGCCAATCACTTTTATTGTCAAATATGTACCCCTACTCGACAGCCAAGGAAAGATTCAGCAAATTCTCGGCTTGACTCATGACATCACACATATTAAGCGTGCAGAAGAAGCTCTTCGCCAGCGAGAACAAGAATTCCGAGCCTTGGCAGAAAATTCTCCTGATCTGATTTGTCGATTTGATCGAAACTTTTGTCTTCGATATGTCAATCCTCGCGTAGAGTTAGAGACGGGTATTCCAGTACCTGAGTGGATTGGTAAAACACTATTAGAACTCGGTTATGCCGAAGCAATTACTAATCCTTGGCATGAAGCACTGCAAAAAGTTTTTGCAACTAAACAAGAACTAATTTGTGATTCGGAGTTTCCCTCCATTACAGGAATAAAATATTGGTCGAGTCGTCTTGTACCTGAATTTGCTGAGGATGGTTCCGTTAAAACAGTTCTCGCTGTTTGCCGGGATATTACCAGTCGCAGACAAGCAGAATTGGAATTACAACAAGCAAAAGAAGCAGCAGAAGCAGCTAGTCGAATTAAAGACGAATTTTTGGCTATTCTCTCCCATGAACTCCGTTCTCCCCTTACACCAATACTTGCCTGGGCGCAAATTTTGCGATTAAAGAATTTTGATGCTACAACAACCGAATATGCTCTAGAAACGATTGAGCGCAACGCTAAGTTACAAACTCAGTTAGTTGACGATTTACTGGATGTATCTTGTATTATCCAGGGCAAAATGACGTTGAATATTAGAACGGTCAATTTAGTTTACGTAATTCAAGGCGCACTAGAAACAATTCGTTCCACAGCACAAGCCAAAGCAATTCAAATTCAAACCTTTTTGGACTATACTCCTCACCCAATGAAAGGAGACATTAGCCGTTTACAACAGATAGTTTGGAATTTGCTTTCTAATGCGGTAAAATTCACCCCAGAAGAAGGAACAATTACAGTCAAACTAGAGTATTTTGATTCTTACGCCCAAATTCAAGTTAGCGATACAGGCAAAGGCATCAATCCTGACTTTCTCCCTCATGTTTTTAAACGCTTCTCTCAAGAGAGTAACTCTACAACCAGAAAGTATGGCGGACTAGGATTAGGATTATCTATAGTTCATTATTTGACACAGCTACACGGTGGTTCAGTCAAAGCAGAAAGCCCTGGAGAAAATTTAGGGACAACGTTTACAGTCTGTTTGCCATTTTCGATGACTGAGTGTGAAGAAACCGGCGACAAAGAGCAAACTCAAGCCCAGATGAATTTGAGTGGGGTACACATTTTAGTTGTAGATGATGAAGTAGATATGCGGGAATTGCTAGCCCGGATGTTAAAGGATGTAGGAGCTGATGTCACTGCCACACCATCAGCAACTGAAGCGCTTGCAGCTTTACAGCAACAACTACCCGATATTCTGCTTGCTGATATTGCGATGCCAAAAATAGATGGTTATATGTTGATGCATCAGGTGCGGGCTTTGCCATCACAACAGGCAAGGCAAATACCTGCAATTGCCCTGACTGCTTACGCTGGAGAGTATAATCAGCAACGAGCGATCGCCGCCGGATTTCAGATGCATATTGCTAAACCTGTGGAGCCAAAGGTGTTGATTGAAGCGATTGTCAGTTTACTGAAGGGAACAGGGGACAGGGAACAGTGAAGGATAACTGATAACTGATAACTGAATAACTGATACCTAGTACCCAGTTAACGTATACCTTTAGTTAGAGTACAAAGGTTTAGAAATTAAGATAGGCCTAGAAAGGAAATGATATTAAGAGAAATGAGAATAAATTTATGTTTTTTGGTTTAAATTCGGCGTACAGAAGCCAGAAATAATCAATATTCTGACTCATACGTCTTGAGTTCTGAGTTCTTCAATTGCGTTCACCTGCACTTGTTCCATTTCTCTCAGGAAGAGCCAGAGACTCTGTTCTTGTTACCAGGTTGAACCTGGTAACGAGGATTTGTGGGTTGCCACCTCTAGGCTGTCGTTAGTAGTGCAAGATGTGAAATTTGAAAAACGCTAGAAATTAAGAACTTTGTTATGCCAAAACTCGTAAATCTCTTCTCGTTCTAAGGTAAATTCAACATCAAAGCTCCAATATCTTTTGGTAGATTTCCATGTCTGAATTAATTCAAGCAGTCCTCAATAGTGAAGAAAAACTTGATTTACGTTCATTTCTGAGCGATTTACGCCATCAAGAAAAAAAATATTTGCTACGGAATGACCTTCAAAATGTATACCGCGATTATTGCTCTCACTACCAAAAACCAGAGCAATTTTACGCTTCATCGCATTTGGGTAAATTACTTTACTACACCCAAGAAATTATTCAAGATGAGTCTAGTTTCTGTTTGATTATCCGCCCCAAAATTGCTAGTCAAGAAGTTTATCGGCTCACGGAAGATTTGAGTGTAGAAGCAATGACGGTGCAAGAACTTTTAGATCTACGCGATCGCTTCGTCAATAGATTCCATCCCAATGAAGGCGATTTGTTGGAATTGGATTTTGGCCCATTCTACGACTACTCCCCAATGATTCGCGATCCAAAAAACATTGGTAAGGGAGTACAGTTTCTCAACCGTTACCTTTCTAGCAAACTCCTCCAAGATCCGAAGCAATGGCTAGAAAGCTTGTTTGTATTCTTAAGCTTGCATCAATATAATGGCGTTCAGCTTTTAATCAACAATCGCATTAAATCCCAAAAGCAACTTTCCGAACAAGTTAAAAGTGCGATCGCTTTCGTGAGCAATCGTCCTAGTGATGAACCCTACGAAGAATTACGCTTCCAATTGCAAACAATGGGGTTTGAACCTGGTTGGGGTAATACCGCCGCCCGCGTGCAAGAAACCCTAGAAATGCTCGATCAATTAATCGACTCTCCCGATCATCAAACCTTAGAAGCATTTATTTCCCGCATTCCGATCATTTTTAGAATCGTCTTGGTATCTCCCCACGGTTGGTTTGGGCAAGAGGGAGTTTTAGGACGTCCCGATACTGGTGGGCAAGTTGTTTATCTGCTTGATCAGGCAAAGAGCTTAGAAAAGCAGCTGCAAGAAGACGCCATCCAAGCAGGTTTAGAAGGGCTGAATGTTGAACCAAAGGTGATTATTCTCACCCGCTTGATCCCCAATAGTGATGGCACTCTCTGCAATCAACGTTTGGAAAAAGTCTACGGCACAGAAAATGCTTGGATTTTGCGCGTGCCATTGCGGGAGTTTAATCCTAACATGACTCAAAATTGGATCTCGCGGTTTGAAATTTGGCCTTATTTAGAAACTTATGCCATTGATGCAGAAAAAGAATTAATGGCAGAATTTCAGGGTAGACCAGATTTAATTGTTGGTAACTATTCTGATGGGAATTTGGTGGCATTTTTGTTGTCACGTCGCTTGGGCGTAACGCAGTGCAACATTGCCCACGCTTTTGAAAAGACTAAATATTTGTTCAGTAACCTCTACTGGAACGATTTGGAGGATAAATATCATTTTTCATTACAGTTTACTGCTGATTTATTGGCGATGAATGCTGCTAATTTCATCATCAGCAGTACATATCAAGAAATTGTCGGGACGCCGGATAGTGTAGGACAGTACGAATCCTATAAATGCTTCACTATGCCGGATTTGTATCATGTGGTAAATGGGATTGAACTATTTAGTCCTAAGTTCAATGTTGTTCCACCAGGAGTAAACGAAAATTACTTTTTTCCCTACACGCGTACTCAAGATCGAGTCGAGAGCGATCGCCAACGCATTGAAGAAATGCTGTTTACATTAGAAGATCCGACTCAAGTATTTGGTAAGCTTGACGATCCCAACAAACGTCCTCTCTTCTCAATGGCGCGTCTTGATCGCATCAAAAATCTCACAGGTTTAGCTGAATGCTTTGGTCAAAATAAAGAATTGCAAGAGCATTGCAACTTAATTTTAGTGGCAGGTAAATTACGCGTCGAAGAATCAGGAGATAATGAAGAACGCGAAGAAATAGTCAAACTCTATCGGACTATTGAAGAGTATAATCTTCAAGGCAAAATTCGCTGGTTGGGTGTACGTTTGTCAAAAATAGACTCTGGAGAAATTTACCGCGTTATTGCCGAGCATCAAGGTATTTTTGTACAACCTGCTTTATTTGAAGCGTTTGGTTTAACTATTTTAGAGGCAATGATTTCCGGATTACCTACTTTTGCTACACAGTTTGGTGGACCTTTAGAAATTATTCAGGATAGAATCAACGGGTTTTACATCAATCCTACCAACTTAGAAGAGACAGGCGCAAAAATTCTAGATTTTGTCCAAAAATGCGAACAGAAACCAGATTACTGGTATGAAATTTCTGGGCGAGCTATTGACCGAGTTTACAGCACTTATACCTGGAAAATTCATACGAATAAACTGCTATCCTTAGCAAGGATTTACGGCTTCTGGAACTTTACCTCCAAAGAAAATCGAGAGGATTTGTTGCGTTATATTGAGGCTTTGTTCTATTTAATTTATAAGCCAAGAGCGCAACAATTATTAGAACAGCATCAGTATCGGTAGTTAGTTATTCACATCTTGCAGCTCATAAAATGCCTGGAACTTCTAGTTCCAGGCTCATAGCCCAAGTCAGTTAAAACTGACTAAAAATCTTATTTAGTCTGCTTAAGCAGACTTGAGCTTTTAGCCCTCGAAATTTATTTCTTGGCAAACAAGAGCACAGATGTGAGATATAAGCCTCTAATATCATTTCCGGTTAATCAAACAAAATAAAAATGTTTGCTCATAGTGAGGACTTTAGTCCTCAAGCCAGGACTGAAGTCCTTACTACAAACTGTATTATTATGGGTGATTTGGCGGACATCATAATAAAAGAAACACTTGTGTTGTTTTTCCTACTGCCACGGCAGTCGCTTTATGCCGGGAAACCCGTCCACCCCCTCCGGGTACCCGGAGGGAACGCCAAGGGCGTACAGCAGTCCCCCTACCCTTCGGGAACGTCTTCGACGAACAGGTTCGGGGGTTCGCAATCGTGACGGGAACCGCCAAGACGGGGGCTGCTTCACCGCGCTGCCTCCTCTGCCTTTTACTTTGTTAAATGATTCCAGGTTCTTTGACCAACTATGCCATCTACGGCTAAATTTCGTCGATTTTGAAAAGCTTTGACAGCTGTTTCTGTCAATGCACCAAAAATTCCGTCAACTTGGATAGCATAACCATGAGATGCTAATAGCTTTTGCAGTACTCTCACACCATTACCTGTGCTACCAAAATGCAAAGTCGGTAAATGTTTACTAGTAGAACTTGAAAGTCTTGCCACCTGAGTCTTTTCTCTGATGGGCTTATTTTTGAAGCGCTGCTGTGGCAGATCACTTGCCACAATATATTTTTGTTGACGAGAGTGAGAACTTGTGTCAATTGTATCTTTGTTTAGAGCTTTTAATTTCTTCACAGAATTAGAAAAACTCTGGGAATGAAGCTTTTTTCTCACTCCATCTGTTGAATTTTGGGCGATCGCAAACGGCACAACAGAAGCTATCCCATCTGCCAATATAAATTCAGGCGGCGTGATTTGAGTTGTGGGAACTATTTCTATTAAATGACTTTGTTTTGACTGTTTAACATCATTGTCTAGCTGAGGTGGTGACTTTTCCGAGAAATTGGGCAAATAAGGTTGTCCTGCTGTCAATGCGCCCGTCATCAGCACACCAATATTACTCATTAGTATTTCATTTTACTCAAACCCATGTTTTCTTTCACATAAAAAATAATGAGCATTCCGGAATGATAGATATTTTTAGTTAAAATATATTTCATATCAATTTAATATCAAGCAATTTTAGACACCGACATCATCACTATAAATGAGTAATATGCACAGATGATAAGCTAGAGTACAATTCAGCTTGCATAATGATAAATAAAGAAAGTTTGATCACAGGAGAAAGTTTCTGTCTCTACAATTCATTGAGATTCCTCCAAGAACAGGGGAAGCACCTGAGGGATTAATCGTAACTCTGCATGGCTGGGGCGCAAATGCCGAAGATGTGGCATCTTTTGCACCGTTTTTAAACTTACCTAATTACCAATTTGTGTTTCCCAATGCACCTTATCCTTATCCTTATTCTCCTGGTGGTAGGGCTTGGTATGACTTGAGTATGGAAAATATGTATGAAGGATTATCACAAAGTCGCCAACTGCTCATCGATTGGTTGCAATCTTTAGAAAGCATCACCAGTGTGCCTTTATCGCGGACGATTTTGAGTGGCTTTTCCCAAGGTGGTGCAATGACTTTGGATGTAGGCTCAAAGTTACCTCTAGCAGGTTTAGTTATCATGAGCGGATATCTACACCCCGGCGCGATCGCAGATGTAGAAACTCGAAATTCAACAGCTTTGCCTCCAGTTTTAATTATGCATGGCAAATATGATCAAGTTGTGCCTTTACAAGCAGCAGTAAGAGCAAAAGATACTCTAGAATTGTTAGGAACTAGAGTGCAGTATCATGAATTTGACATAGGTCATGAAATTCGTCCAGATATGTTGGAGTTAATACGGAATTTTGTGATTAATATTTAAAAAATCACCAGGCTGCTCTTTTCAATATATTTACTAGGTTTGGTTAAAAAAGTTTTACAAATTCCGGTATAAATCCGGAAAAAATTTATGAAATTGGCGTCCTCGAATGAGTAAGATATATTGGGTGGCTGCGTGGAGCGCAACGAAACCCATGCTGGTTGCAAGTGCTGCTAACGGGAGAGGCGAGCAAAATGAAAACTCTAAGCATTTCTAAAACAGACATCGCTACCATGACTCCACAAGATGTGGAAGATTTGGCTACACGTTTGGAGCAAGATAATTACAGTAATGCTTTTGAAGGTTTGAATGATTGGCACCTATTGCGTGCGATCGCATTTCAGCGCCCAGAGCTAGTTGAACCTTATATCTACCTCTTAGATTTAGAACCTTACGATGAAGCGTAAATAGAGCTAATGGCTAATGGTTAATGGCTAATGGTAAGAAAACAATTAGCTGTTAGCTATTAGCTATTAGCAATAAAATTATGTTAACTCCACAACCAAGACGGGTTTTAATTGGTATTGGTGGCGGAATTGCTGCTTACAAAGTTTGTGAAGTAGTTTCTACACTCTTTAAAAATGGTGTAGAAGTGCGAACACTTTTGACTCACTCTGCACAAAAATTTATCACGCCCTTAACTCTTGCCACTTTATCTCGTCATCCTGCCTACACAGATGACAATTTCTGGCAACCAATTTATTCTCGCCCTTTGCATATAGAATTGGGTGAATGGGCAGAAGTTTTTGCGATCGCCCCTTTAACAGCGAATACGTTAGCCAAGTTAGCCTTTGGCATAGCTGATAATTTGCTTACCAATACAGTGTTAGCTTCCACTTGTCCGGTATTGTTAGCACCAGCAATGAATACCGATATGTGGGAACAGCAAGTAGTACAGCGAAATTGGCAGCAGTTAGCAACAAATAGCCGATTTCATAGTTTACAAACAGCATCAGGATTATTGGCTTGCGATCGCGTTGGTGCTGGCAGAATGGTAGAACCGCCGGAAATTTTGGCATACATCCAATCATTGCTACATACCGCAGGTAAACGAGATTTAGTTGGTAAGCGAGTGTTAATCAGTGCTGGGGGAACACGAGAGCATTTTGATCCAGTCAGATTTATTGGTAATCCCTCCACGGGAAAAATGGGGTTAGCTTTAGCACAGGCAGCACTGCACC
This window encodes:
- a CDS encoding PAS domain S-box protein, whose protein sequence is MSQKQANSLGGIFAGGGQMGTLMHCFDWASTSVGSVEKWPPSLRTSVSILLNSHYPIVIAWGSEFLLFYNDAYIPLLGDKHPYALGQTIPQACPELWLAIAPVLQKVIDTGEGGTSEDIQIFVNRNGYLEEVYINFSYSPICDENGLVAGIFISCSEKTQAAIAQRRWQTIRDLAAKGSNANTVRDACRLLMASLGSNTTDIPFALLYLIEPNKQARLIETVGCKAENLGDIEVINLTDNLIWRFAEVVETRQPIRIDNLPNQWNCSPPGNWTAVTLPIAQPGQNQLTGILVVGVNNKRVLDKDDWDFFELIATEIKNAIANARVYEQEHKRTETSALRQQATEYEQQLRQLSTATRDKLHSILESITDSFVALDKDWRIVYINQKAARKNGQTPEEIIGKNHWEHWHWLAGTQVEQEYRRAVAEQVPVHFEVPCQPLNTWLEIHAYPSRDGLNVFLRDITERKRIELKLRESEERLRLAVEGAGLIMWDWDLVSGQTVCSDGSHTMFGLTADIEITYEIFLNAVHPDDRERVDRSVQGAIAGENDYSIEYRSLWADGTVRWLVSKARVYRDENGKPMRMIGIDLDITAQKQIEEALRQSEAHLAMAQKVAQVGSWEFDLESQKIIWSETTFHHWGFEPTQSEPSYAELLERVYPDDREILQQFVERAIAQGIPYGFDMRIVLPDGSIRYLDSRGEPVFNEQGQVVKLIGTSFDISDRKHLEEELRRREQELAGFIANAPIGIHCVASDGTILWANQAELDLLGYSPQEYIGQHIAKFYADQNVIEDILQRLTAKETLIDYEASFRCKDGSIKYVLINSNVLWEDNRFIYSRCFNKDISDRKQAEEALRLSEARFRLAMENLPELFMLYDAQRRFQFVNTKVLQLSGRTLEQLIGRRDEDVFPAEVTNPYLPLLLKTVETGQLQTGECTLTFFECQKCEPITFIVKYVPLLDSQGKIQQILGLTHDITHIKRAEEALRQREQEFRALAENSPDLICRFDRNFCLRYVNPRVELETGIPVPEWIGKTLLELGYAEAITNPWHEALQKVFATKQELICDSEFPSITGIKYWSSRLVPEFAEDGSVKTVLAVCRDITSRRQAELELQQAKEAAEAASRIKDEFLAILSHELRSPLTPILAWAQILRLKNFDATTTEYALETIERNAKLQTQLVDDLLDVSCIIQGKMTLNIRTVNLVYVIQGALETIRSTAQAKAIQIQTFLDYTPHPMKGDISRLQQIVWNLLSNAVKFTPEEGTITVKLEYFDSYAQIQVSDTGKGINPDFLPHVFKRFSQESNSTTRKYGGLGLGLSIVHYLTQLHGGSVKAESPGENLGTTFTVCLPFSMTECEETGDKEQTQAQMNLSGVHILVVDDEVDMRELLARMLKDVGADVTATPSATEALAALQQQLPDILLADIAMPKIDGYMLMHQVRALPSQQARQIPAIALTAYAGEYNQQRAIAAGFQMHIAKPVEPKVLIEAIVSLLKGTGDREQ
- a CDS encoding sucrose synthase, which encodes MSELIQAVLNSEEKLDLRSFLSDLRHQEKKYLLRNDLQNVYRDYCSHYQKPEQFYASSHLGKLLYYTQEIIQDESSFCLIIRPKIASQEVYRLTEDLSVEAMTVQELLDLRDRFVNRFHPNEGDLLELDFGPFYDYSPMIRDPKNIGKGVQFLNRYLSSKLLQDPKQWLESLFVFLSLHQYNGVQLLINNRIKSQKQLSEQVKSAIAFVSNRPSDEPYEELRFQLQTMGFEPGWGNTAARVQETLEMLDQLIDSPDHQTLEAFISRIPIIFRIVLVSPHGWFGQEGVLGRPDTGGQVVYLLDQAKSLEKQLQEDAIQAGLEGLNVEPKVIILTRLIPNSDGTLCNQRLEKVYGTENAWILRVPLREFNPNMTQNWISRFEIWPYLETYAIDAEKELMAEFQGRPDLIVGNYSDGNLVAFLLSRRLGVTQCNIAHAFEKTKYLFSNLYWNDLEDKYHFSLQFTADLLAMNAANFIISSTYQEIVGTPDSVGQYESYKCFTMPDLYHVVNGIELFSPKFNVVPPGVNENYFFPYTRTQDRVESDRQRIEEMLFTLEDPTQVFGKLDDPNKRPLFSMARLDRIKNLTGLAECFGQNKELQEHCNLILVAGKLRVEESGDNEEREEIVKLYRTIEEYNLQGKIRWLGVRLSKIDSGEIYRVIAEHQGIFVQPALFEAFGLTILEAMISGLPTFATQFGGPLEIIQDRINGFYINPTNLEETGAKILDFVQKCEQKPDYWYEISGRAIDRVYSTYTWKIHTNKLLSLARIYGFWNFTSKENREDLLRYIEALFYLIYKPRAQQLLEQHQYR
- a CDS encoding peptidoglycan-binding protein, with product MSNIGVLMTGALTAGQPYLPNFSEKSPPQLDNDVKQSKQSHLIEIVPTTQITPPEFILADGIASVVPFAIAQNSTDGVRKKLHSQSFSNSVKKLKALNKDTIDTSSHSRQQKYIVASDLPQQRFKNKPIREKTQVARLSSSTSKHLPTLHFGSTGNGVRVLQKLLASHGYAIQVDGIFGALTETAVKAFQNRRNLAVDGIVGQRTWNHLTK
- a CDS encoding DUF2555 domain-containing protein; translation: MKTLSISKTDIATMTPQDVEDLATRLEQDNYSNAFEGLNDWHLLRAIAFQRPELVEPYIYLLDLEPYDEA
- the coaBC gene encoding bifunctional phosphopantothenoylcysteine decarboxylase/phosphopantothenate--cysteine ligase CoaBC, which produces MLTPQPRRVLIGIGGGIAAYKVCEVVSTLFKNGVEVRTLLTHSAQKFITPLTLATLSRHPAYTDDNFWQPIYSRPLHIELGEWAEVFAIAPLTANTLAKLAFGIADNLLTNTVLASTCPVLLAPAMNTDMWEQQVVQRNWQQLATNSRFHSLQTASGLLACDRVGAGRMVEPPEILAYIQSLLHTAGKRDLVGKRVLISAGGTREHFDPVRFIGNPSTGKMGLALAQAALHRGAKVTLVHGPSNLDIPLEIEAIAVVSAKEMQAAMLQNLHSSDVIIMSAAVADVKPREYAHEKLPKRSLPEALALEPVPDIITELAKHKQPHQTLIGFAAQTGDIVTPALEKLQRKNLDAIVANPVDQPDSGFGSDNNQAVFLDQKGRHLKIPSCSKLQLAHYLFDFVSH
- a CDS encoding alpha/beta hydrolase, with translation MEIPPRTGEAPEGLIVTLHGWGANAEDVASFAPFLNLPNYQFVFPNAPYPYPYSPGGRAWYDLSMENMYEGLSQSRQLLIDWLQSLESITSVPLSRTILSGFSQGGAMTLDVGSKLPLAGLVIMSGYLHPGAIADVETRNSTALPPVLIMHGKYDQVVPLQAAVRAKDTLELLGTRVQYHEFDIGHEIRPDMLELIRNFVINI